A genomic stretch from Tamandua tetradactyla isolate mTamTet1 chromosome 15, mTamTet1.pri, whole genome shotgun sequence includes:
- the LOC143656920 gene encoding uncharacterized protein LOC143656920, whose protein sequence is MIPDEPGPAHSTRSRRALSPSDVAVTLPLRPYGPPVDDGHGGEMPALQYWPFSSSDLYNWKNNNPPFSEAPTRLTGLVESLMFSHQPTWDDCQQLLGTLFTTEERDRILLEARKQVPGQDGRPTQLQHVIDDRFLLRRPKWDPNTSEGREHLSIYRQTLVAGLRAAARRPTNLAKVREVIQGADESPSVFLEKLMEAYRRYTPFDPQSEDQRASVAMAFIGQSAPDIRRKLQRLDGLQDLALRDLVKEERNEREREEKELVREKRRTKELTKILATVVERNTEGRGRAGENPSGRRYRTPLSPDQCAYCKETGHWAKNCPKKRRGTRPPNWQQPATLALESED, encoded by the exons atgatcccagatgaaccgggaccggcacatagtacacgaagcagacgagcactaagcccatctgatgtggcggtcactctccccctcagaccgtatgggcctccagtggatgatggacatgggggagaaatgcccgctctacaatactggcccttttcctcctctgacttatataactggaaaaataacaaccctcctttttccgaggctcccactaggctgactggattggtggagtcccttatgttctctcaccagcccacttgggatgattgtcaacaactcctggggactctcttcaccacggaggagcgagatcggatcctactggaagccaggaagcaagttcctggacaagacgggagacccacccaactccagcatgtcatcgatgATCGGTTCCTGCTGCGCCGCCCTAAGtgggacccgaacacctctgaaggtagggagcatctgtccatctatcgccagactctagtagcgggtctccgagcagccgcacgccggcccaccaatttggccaaggtaagagaggttattcagggagcagacgaatcgccctcagtctttttagaaaaactaatggaagcataccgcaggtatactccctttgaccctcaatcagaggatcaaagagcctcagtggccatggcctttatcggccaatcagctccagacattagacgcaagctgcagcgcttagacgggttgcaggacctagccttgcgagatttagtcaaagaag aaaggaacgagagagagagagaggaaaaagagttggtgagagagaaaaggagaacgaaagaattaacaaagatcctggccacagtagttgaaagaaacactgaaggtagaggacgaGCTGGAGAAAATCCCTCGGGTCGGCGTTATCgtacccctcttagtccagaccagtgcgcctactgcaaagaaactgggcactgggccaaaaactgtccgaaaaaacggaggggtactaggcccccaaattggcaacaaccggccacgttggctctagaaagtgaagactag
- the LOC143656922 gene encoding uncharacterized protein LOC143656922 — translation MAAAAFLAKDADKLTLRQKLTIIAPHALESIIHQPPDRWMSNARITHYQSILLDKDRVTFETPSALNPATLLPDETAGPVQHTCQEILAEETGICRDLKDQSLPNSEVTWFSDGSSFLQHGCEPWKKPSGSCGGSSPPPTSQEITELRINIRWETSSTSAATRYRLLNLTGKDRIRYS, via the exons atGGCGGCAGCTGCCTtcctggcaaaagacgcagacaaactcactctaagacagaagctgaccataatagcccctcacgccctggaAAGCATAATCCaccagcctccagatagatggatgtcaaatgccagaattacccactatcagagcatcctcctagacaagGACAGGGTGACTTTCGAGACCCCGTCAGCTTTAAACCCcgctaccctgctcccggacgagaccgcgggacctgtgcagcacacttgccaagagatattagctgaagagaccggaatctgcagagacttaaaagaccaatcattgcctaactcggaggtaacctggttttcggatggaagcagctttctccaacacg gctgcgagccttggaaaaagcccagcggttcctgtggcggcagctctccacctcctaccagccaggagataacagaactccgcatcaatatcaggtgggagacttcgtctacgtccgctgccaccaggtacagactcttgaacctcactggaaaggaccgtatcaggtactcttga